A window of Oncorhynchus kisutch isolate 150728-3 linkage group LG10, Okis_V2, whole genome shotgun sequence contains these coding sequences:
- the LOC109897982 gene encoding glycosaminoglycan xylosylkinase-like, with protein MKLKQRVVLLVAVLLLLGLAKFFLLDGGEGSAASRRDLRAFRKMEAGLSLSRGDRLTHTLQSPWEVANQWVGPREVYPEETPELAAVLSALGTARVERADVGYKGTQLKALLILDGGQKVVFKPKRYSRGYVVEGEPYAGYDRHNAEVAAFHLDRILGFRRAPLVVGRFVNLRTEIKPVATDQLLSTFLMQGNNSCFYGKCYYCRESEPACAEGDMMEGSVTLWLPDVWPLQKHRHPWGRTYREGKLARWEYDESYCDAVKKMPPYDAGPRLLDVIDTAIFDYLIGNADRHHYESFQDDGGASMLILLDNAKSFGNAALDERSILAPIYQCCMVRVSTWNRLNLLRAGALSSALRQALTFDPINPVLAEPHLAALDRRLSGVIATIQQCVESLGPDNTLIEDRMILPHP; from the exons ATGAAGTTGAAACAGCGCGTGGTGTTGCTGGTTGCTGTGCTACTCCTGTTGGGGCTGGCCAAATTCTTTCtgctggatggaggagaggggtccGCAGCCAGTCGACGAGACCTCCGGGCCTTCCGCAAG ATGGAGGCAGGCCTGTCTCTCTCACGCGGTGACCGGCTAACACACACCCTCCAGTCTCCATGGGAGGTGGCAAACCAATGGGTGGGCCCCAGGGAGGTGTACCCTGAGGAGACCCCCGAGCTGGCAGCCGTCCTCTCCGCGCTGGGCACTGCCCGAGTGGAGCGGGCAGATGTGGGCTACAAGGGCACCCAGCTCAAAGCTCTACTAATACTGGAcggggggcagaaggtggtcttcAAACCCAAGAG gTATAGTAGAGGCTATGTGGTAGAAGGAGAGCCGTATGCAGGTTATGACAGACACAACGCAGAGGTGGCAGCATTTCACCtggacag GATCCTGGGTTTCAGAAGAGCACCCCTAGTGGTCGGGAGGTTTGTCAACCTGAGGACTGAAATCAAACCTGTCGCTACGGACCAGCTACTCAGTACCTTTCTAATgcagg gtaatAATAGTTGTTTCTATGGGAAGTGTTACTACTGTAGAGAGAGTGAACCTGCATGTGCGGAGGGAGATATGATGGAGGGATCGGTAACTCTCTGGCTGCCAGACGTCTGGCCTCTCCAGAAACACAGACACCCCTGGGGACGCACCTACAGGGAGGGCAAACTGGCCAG GTGGGAGTATGATGAGAGCTACTGTGATGCGGTGAAGAAGATGCCTCCGTACGACGCCGGTCCCAGACTGCTGGACGTCATAGACACAGCCATCTTTGATTACCTCATAGGCAACGCCGACCGACATCACTACGAGAGTTTCCAAGACGACGGAGGAGCCAGCATGCTCATCCTGCTGGATAACGCCAAGAG TTTTGGGAATGCAGCTCTGGATGAAAGAAGCATTCTGGCCCCTATATATCAGTGTTGCAt GGTGCGTGTGTCTACGTGGAACAGGTTGAACCTGCTGAGAGCTGGGGCTCTGAGTTCAGCCCTAAGACAGGCCCTGACCTTTGACCCCATTAACCCTGTCCTGGCCGAGCCCCACCTGGCTGCCCTGGACAGACGGCTGTCTGGTGTCATAGCAACCATCCAGCAGTGTGTGGAGTCGCTGGGCCCCGACAACACACTGATAGAGGACCGCATGATCCTGCCACACCCCTAG